In Planctomycetia bacterium, one DNA window encodes the following:
- a CDS encoding RNA polymerase sigma factor, whose product MELQLRLTGTEIPQGRDLAAGDTPSCAKSVHDDAELVRRAQTDRQAFAMLYRRHYAVMASYILRRVGDVHLTEDLTAETFLAVLKYLPRYRDRGLPIRAWLYRIAANTVNRWVRRERKRIARSLAELEAAESPDRAAGVPGSRHDNGRSDGEHARLALLTLPPKYQAVLTLHYLEGLSLDDVATALGCRLGTVKSRLSRGRDALRERLTKQNRARSRP is encoded by the coding sequence ATGGAGTTGCAACTCCGCTTGACAGGCACAGAGATTCCGCAGGGCCGCGACCTCGCCGCCGGCGATACGCCTTCCTGCGCTAAATCGGTCCACGACGACGCCGAGCTGGTCCGGCGCGCCCAAACCGATCGACAGGCCTTCGCGATGCTCTATCGACGGCACTACGCGGTGATGGCGAGTTACATTCTGCGGCGCGTCGGCGACGTGCACCTGACCGAAGACCTCACGGCCGAAACGTTTCTGGCCGTATTGAAATACCTGCCGCGGTATCGCGATCGCGGATTACCGATTCGGGCGTGGCTGTACCGGATCGCGGCGAACACGGTGAATCGCTGGGTGCGTCGCGAACGAAAGCGAATCGCCCGATCGCTCGCGGAGCTGGAAGCGGCTGAATCGCCGGATCGAGCCGCGGGAGTGCCTGGATCGCGGCACGACAACGGTCGCAGCGACGGCGAACACGCCCGGCTGGCGCTGCTGACGCTGCCTCCGAAGTATCAGGCCGTGCTGACGCTGCACTATCTTGAAGGGTTGAGCCTGGATGACGTCGCGACGGCGTTGGGCTGCCGGCTCGGCACGGTGAAATCGAGATTGTCCCGCGGACGCGACGCACTGCGGGAGCGTTTGACGAAGCAGAACCGCGCTCGGAGCAGACCGTAA
- a CDS encoding DUF4198 domain-containing protein, which translates to MNRTLHLRRAVSCAAASAAMAWTLGGRASAHEYWIQPATFRPAAGQEIDINLFVGDGLPGEARQRDPDRLIRFDWIRVSDHSSSPSSPQVISGKQGDTPAGKVRLTSPGLHVIAFRNRPTTITLEPDKFEAYLREDGMEHVIDLRNKLGESTKPGREAYSRCAKALVAVNGDGRGAQDVRIGLPLEIIPLNNPYRPLETRHQPAATTQPATTNAPSHPPVPTRLTFQLLENEKPAAGALMAAIWLEKGESIRRTARTDSDGKASFELSQPGMYVINAVRMTRAKGRDDVEWESTWSSLTFELPPQK; encoded by the coding sequence ATGAATCGTACACTCCATCTTCGACGTGCCGTCTCATGCGCCGCCGCGTCGGCCGCCATGGCCTGGACGCTGGGCGGGCGGGCCTCGGCACATGAGTACTGGATTCAGCCCGCGACGTTTCGACCCGCCGCAGGACAGGAGATTGATATCAACCTGTTCGTTGGCGACGGTCTTCCCGGTGAAGCGCGCCAGCGCGATCCTGACAGACTGATTCGCTTTGACTGGATTCGCGTCAGTGACCACTCCAGTTCGCCGTCAAGTCCCCAGGTGATTTCCGGCAAACAAGGTGACACACCTGCCGGTAAAGTTCGACTGACGTCACCGGGGCTTCACGTCATCGCCTTCCGCAATCGCCCGACAACCATCACGCTTGAGCCGGACAAATTCGAGGCCTATCTCCGCGAAGACGGAATGGAGCACGTCATCGACCTGCGCAATAAACTGGGCGAATCGACCAAACCCGGGCGCGAGGCCTATTCCCGATGTGCCAAGGCGCTCGTAGCGGTGAACGGCGACGGCCGCGGCGCGCAGGACGTCCGAATCGGCCTTCCCCTGGAAATCATTCCGTTGAACAACCCCTATCGGCCATTGGAAACCCGTCACCAGCCAGCCGCGACGACGCAGCCCGCGACAACCAACGCGCCATCACACCCGCCGGTCCCCACGCGACTGACCTTTCAGCTTCTTGAGAATGAAAAACCCGCTGCCGGAGCGCTGATGGCCGCGATCTGGCTGGAAAAAGGCGAGTCGATTCGCCGCACCGCGCGCACCGATTCCGACGGCAAGGCGTCGTTCGAACTTTCCCAGCCCGGCATGTACGTCATCAACGCCGTGCGCATGACGCGCGCCAAAGGCCGCGACGACGTTGAATGGGAGAGCACCTGGTCATCCCTGACGTTTGAATTGCCTCCTCAAAAGTGA
- a CDS encoding PEP-CTERM sorting domain-containing protein: MRRNCYKLLIVTGLSLLAIAAGPVRADFQQVLPPAIVPLQLTNWNQFITIPKFDPTLGTLTLVTVKISANFEASILVENTGPSPSNINAVATVTVTPSPSPPVVWSLGPMAGGLASGAFVTANDGTLDFTGTDTASFGTSGTLMVTRSFSNPGDLGHFTAGFIGDNWSVNATGTGFVSVTSDSGNVHSQGQSKAGMQVDVTYHYIPEPTTLAFLTLGLGVMARRRRR; the protein is encoded by the coding sequence ATGCGGCGGAATTGCTACAAGTTGCTAATAGTGACGGGGTTATCGCTACTCGCGATCGCCGCCGGGCCGGTTCGCGCTGACTTCCAGCAGGTGCTGCCGCCCGCCATCGTTCCGCTGCAACTCACCAATTGGAACCAGTTTATCACGATCCCGAAATTTGATCCCACGCTCGGAACGTTGACACTTGTAACCGTCAAGATCAGCGCCAATTTCGAGGCCAGCATCCTCGTCGAAAACACGGGTCCTAGCCCTTCGAACATCAACGCCGTGGCGACGGTCACGGTCACGCCCAGCCCGAGTCCGCCGGTCGTCTGGAGCCTCGGACCAATGGCGGGAGGGCTGGCCTCGGGCGCTTTCGTCACCGCGAACGACGGCACGCTGGATTTCACCGGCACGGATACAGCAAGCTTCGGCACCAGTGGCACGTTGATGGTCACGCGGAGTTTCAGCAATCCGGGCGACCTCGGCCATTTCACGGCCGGCTTCATCGGGGACAACTGGTCCGTGAACGCCACGGGAACCGGCTTCGTCAGCGTCACCAGCGATTCGGGCAACGTTCACTCTCAAGGCCAGAGCAAAGCCGGCATGCAAGTGGACGTCACCTACCATTACATTCCCGAACCCACCACCCTTGCCTTCCTGACGCTCGGCCTGGGTGTCATGGCGCGACGCCGCCGGCGATAG
- a CDS encoding class I SAM-dependent methyltransferase, whose translation MSPFACAACEASIAPNRPILRRSATCPFDLFRCRDCGMVQQQPRYTADDLARLYAGDYYVFDEDDALRSARAAQQYALHLAPIEHHPSRRLLDVGCAMGHFSALARERGWQVVGLDVSADAARRAAERFGMDVLIGSLEDHANALSSFDVVFLGDVIEHVPRPLHFLRDVRRVLAPNGVVCVDTPNWGGFWRRRGGRHWLGLNRFHINLFDAASLGKLLTAAGFGRIHTGSYTNLQYTRWTSRPEIAALIARLPRALAWRVNRLIARKSPNSGTTPTPSAGAALRALSNLSGDNLIVRASPAAVWEP comes from the coding sequence GTGTCCCCATTTGCCTGCGCCGCCTGCGAAGCGTCAATCGCGCCGAACCGCCCGATCCTGCGACGCAGTGCGACGTGCCCGTTCGATCTCTTTCGCTGCCGCGACTGCGGCATGGTGCAGCAGCAACCTCGCTACACCGCTGACGACCTCGCACGGCTCTATGCCGGCGACTACTACGTCTTCGACGAGGACGACGCACTCCGCTCGGCGCGCGCCGCACAGCAGTATGCGTTGCATCTCGCACCAATCGAGCATCACCCATCGCGGCGGCTGCTCGATGTCGGCTGCGCAATGGGCCATTTCTCGGCGCTGGCGCGCGAGCGAGGCTGGCAGGTCGTCGGGCTGGATGTCTCGGCCGATGCCGCGCGCCGCGCCGCGGAGCGCTTCGGAATGGATGTCCTCATCGGCTCGCTTGAAGATCACGCGAACGCGCTCTCCTCCTTCGATGTCGTCTTCCTTGGCGATGTCATCGAGCACGTGCCACGCCCGTTGCACTTTCTCCGCGATGTGCGCCGCGTGCTCGCGCCGAACGGCGTCGTCTGCGTCGACACGCCGAACTGGGGCGGATTCTGGCGGCGCCGGGGAGGGCGACACTGGCTCGGCCTCAATCGCTTTCACATCAACCTCTTCGACGCCGCCAGCCTCGGCAAGCTGCTGACCGCCGCCGGCTTCGGCCGCATCCACACCGGCAGTTACACAAATCTCCAATACACTCGTTGGACCTCCCGGCCGGAAATCGCCGCCCTGATCGCCCGGCTGCCGCGTGCGTTGGCGTGGCGCGTGAATCGGCTGATCGCTCGAAAGTCGCCAAATTCCGGCACAACTCCAACGCCCTCCGCCGGCGCCGCGCTCCGAGCCTTGTCGAATCTCTCCGGGGACAATTTGATCGTCCGCGCCTCCCCAGCAGCCGTCTGGGAGCCATGA